One genomic segment of Halomarina pelagica includes these proteins:
- a CDS encoding MFS transporter: MRPPSLDRRWLLVAELFALSALANAYLIVPASVLPVVMSRLDVGAAAASWVVSVVFGIQILATVPVGLGLDRYDTRRFVAAATLALVVAGVWGAASAAAGAYYPLVASRVLGGLASLVVWNAGVSVLARAFDDRRRATAVGVFTAGAPTGFALAQFLGPRIAGAFGWTTTIGVFGVLAVVPFAAFWRSSRGVAVAGGSATSGPRLADASEVFGNRAFWAVSVMGVSTFSLYSFLNSWLPTYLTDHLGATLATSGLAVSLFPAMGVVARSGGGVLSDRVFGSRRRPVTVLSFLIPVPVVVALTRTSTVAVVFVLVVLSGFFVQLAIGLLYTYVRELARPSVATTAVAALTGASSLGSFAAPITAGVLIERTGSYRPAFLLAALVGLVGLGMAAVTPEPAAARSPTAD, from the coding sequence ATGCGTCCTCCCTCCCTCGACCGGCGGTGGCTTCTCGTGGCCGAACTGTTCGCCCTCTCGGCGCTGGCGAACGCCTACCTCATCGTCCCCGCGAGCGTCCTGCCGGTCGTGATGTCGAGGCTCGACGTCGGCGCGGCGGCGGCGAGCTGGGTCGTCAGCGTCGTCTTCGGCATCCAGATACTCGCGACGGTGCCCGTCGGCCTCGGTCTCGACCGCTACGACACGCGCCGGTTCGTCGCCGCGGCGACGCTCGCGCTCGTCGTCGCGGGGGTCTGGGGTGCGGCGAGCGCCGCGGCGGGCGCGTACTACCCGCTCGTCGCCTCGCGCGTCCTCGGCGGCCTGGCGAGCCTGGTCGTCTGGAACGCCGGGGTGTCGGTGCTGGCGCGCGCCTTCGACGACCGCCGTCGGGCGACGGCCGTCGGCGTCTTCACCGCGGGCGCGCCGACGGGGTTCGCGCTGGCGCAGTTCCTCGGCCCGCGGATCGCCGGCGCGTTCGGCTGGACGACGACGATCGGCGTCTTCGGCGTCCTCGCGGTCGTCCCGTTCGCGGCGTTCTGGCGGTCCTCGCGGGGGGTCGCCGTCGCCGGCGGATCGGCCACGTCCGGCCCCCGACTGGCCGACGCGAGCGAGGTGTTCGGCAACCGCGCGTTCTGGGCCGTCTCCGTCATGGGCGTCTCGACGTTCTCGCTGTACTCCTTCCTGAACAGCTGGCTGCCGACCTACCTGACGGACCACCTCGGGGCGACGCTCGCGACGAGCGGGCTCGCCGTCTCGCTGTTCCCCGCGATGGGGGTCGTCGCCCGCTCCGGCGGCGGAGTCCTCTCGGACCGCGTCTTCGGTAGCCGCCGTCGGCCCGTGACCGTGCTGTCGTTTCTGATCCCCGTCCCCGTCGTGGTCGCGCTGACCCGGACCTCCACCGTCGCCGTCGTCTTCGTCCTCGTCGTCCTCTCGGGGTTCTTCGTCCAGCTCGCGATCGGCCTGCTGTACACCTACGTTCGGGAACTCGCTCGACCCTCCGTGGCGACGACGGCGGTGGCGGCGCTCACCGGCGCGTCCTCGCTCGGCTCGTTCGCCGCGCCCATCACCGCGGGCGTCCTCATCGAGCGGACGGGCTCGTACCGTCCGGCGTTCCTGCTCGCGGCCCTCGTCGGTCTCGTCGGCCTCGGGATGGCCGCCGTCACGCCGGAACCCGCCGCGGCACGGTCGCCGACGGCCGACTAG
- a CDS encoding HpcH/HpaI aldolase family protein has product MNGENEVRSRLESGEIVLGARAETASPVLVEVYGQLGYDFVWLDLEHAGPSPYDGTAFDALVRAAEIADVELLVRVPHAESPLVHKVLDTGVTTLLVPQVESADQVERAVRAARFEFDGEPGNRGWGGGRPTKWGADAEGFTERQDGQVLVGAMIERRSAVESVEEILSVAHLGFVFIGANDLSISMGHPRETDHPEVAAAIERVESACLDAGVPFGAPRHDTEAAAAAIDDGYTVLRVGDEVGAVREVLGDRIDALR; this is encoded by the coding sequence ATGAACGGTGAGAACGAGGTTCGGAGTCGACTGGAGTCCGGCGAGATCGTCCTCGGCGCGCGCGCCGAGACCGCGTCGCCGGTCCTCGTCGAGGTGTACGGACAGTTAGGGTACGACTTCGTCTGGCTCGATCTCGAGCACGCGGGGCCGAGCCCCTACGACGGCACCGCCTTCGACGCGCTCGTCAGGGCGGCCGAGATCGCCGACGTCGAACTCCTGGTTCGCGTCCCGCACGCGGAGTCGCCGCTCGTCCACAAGGTGCTCGATACGGGCGTCACGACGCTCCTGGTCCCGCAGGTGGAGTCGGCCGACCAGGTCGAGCGTGCCGTCCGGGCGGCCCGGTTCGAGTTCGACGGCGAGCCCGGAAACCGCGGGTGGGGCGGCGGCCGTCCGACGAAGTGGGGCGCGGACGCGGAGGGCTTCACCGAACGGCAGGACGGACAGGTGCTCGTCGGCGCGATGATAGAGCGTCGCTCGGCCGTCGAGAGCGTCGAGGAGATCCTCTCGGTGGCGCACCTGGGCTTCGTCTTCATCGGCGCGAACGACCTCTCCATCTCGATGGGCCACCCCCGGGAGACCGACCACCCCGAGGTCGCGGCGGCCATCGAGCGCGTGGAATCGGCCTGCCTCGACGCGGGCGTGCCGTTCGGCGCGCCGAGACACGACACCGAGGCGGCGGCGGCGGCCATCGACGACGGGTACACCGTCCTCCGCGTCGGCGACGAGGTCGGCGCGGTCAGGGAGGTGCTGGGCGACCGGATCGACGCGCTGCGGTGA
- a CDS encoding 3-hydroxyacyl-CoA dehydrogenase family protein yields MMRTVTVIGAGDMGHGFAVHFALHGREVTLVDHRRSNLDEAEERIREVVEFHDEEGLAPASPDEVLDRVSFTLDRDAGVSDAEFVLETVPEDLDVKREVFESVAAAAPSDAVLASNTSGIPVTDIAAGNAAADRIVGCHWWYPPYLLTPVEVVRGEATSDETMDRTAAFLEDVDRTPVVVERDVPGFVWNRVQNAVVRECMHLAEEGVASVEDINAAVRDGYARRTAVIGPFETIDVGGLDLYRTVAGNLFPHLSNADEPSDLFDEYLERGRGGIEDGAGFFEYDAPASEVTRRRDEGLAALGRALDDRRD; encoded by the coding sequence ATGATGCGAACGGTAACCGTCATCGGCGCGGGCGACATGGGACACGGGTTCGCGGTACACTTCGCGCTACACGGCCGGGAGGTGACGCTCGTCGACCACCGGCGGTCGAACCTGGACGAGGCCGAGGAACGCATCCGCGAGGTCGTCGAGTTCCACGACGAGGAGGGGCTCGCCCCGGCGTCGCCGGACGAGGTGCTCGACCGCGTCTCCTTCACGCTCGACCGGGACGCGGGCGTGAGCGACGCCGAGTTCGTCCTGGAGACGGTCCCGGAGGACCTCGACGTCAAGCGGGAGGTGTTCGAGTCGGTGGCCGCCGCCGCGCCGTCCGACGCGGTGCTCGCAAGCAACACCTCGGGCATCCCCGTCACCGACATCGCCGCGGGCAACGCGGCCGCCGACCGGATCGTCGGCTGTCACTGGTGGTACCCGCCGTACCTCCTGACGCCCGTCGAGGTGGTCCGCGGCGAGGCGACGAGCGACGAGACGATGGACCGGACGGCGGCGTTCCTCGAGGACGTCGACCGGACCCCGGTCGTCGTCGAGCGCGACGTGCCGGGGTTCGTCTGGAACCGCGTCCAGAACGCCGTCGTCCGCGAGTGCATGCACCTCGCCGAGGAGGGCGTCGCCTCCGTCGAGGACATCAACGCGGCGGTCCGCGACGGCTACGCCCGTCGGACCGCCGTCATCGGTCCGTTCGAGACGATAGACGTCGGCGGCCTCGACCTCTATCGGACCGTCGCGGGCAACCTCTTTCCGCACCTCTCGAACGCCGACGAGCCGAGCGACCTGTTCGACGAGTACCTCGAGCGGGGTCGCGGCGGCATCGAGGACGGCGCGGGATTCTTCGAGTACGACGCCCCCGCGAGCGAGGTGACCCGCCGCCGCGACGAGGGGCTGGCGGCGCTCGGGCGCGCCCTCGACGACCGGCGGGACTGA
- a CDS encoding FAD-binding oxidoreductase, with protein sequence MSETETGYDCRFLADVVDEGRVSFEESRREQYAVDAGPHDPRTPDAVVWPADAAEVSRVLAAANERGVPVTPWSGGSSLEGNPIPVEGGVVLDVYGMDEVSVRAEDLQVVVGPGVVYDDLNETLAREGLRFPPGISSGDVATIGGMIANNASGFNAVRYGETRDHVRRLEVVLPDGRIVECGRDVVKTSAGYSLKDLFVGSEGTLGVVTEATLAVEGIPEHRRAALVTFSTERDASSAVSEVIRFGVRPGAIEYLSAPTVGILDEYDPDLGLEVAPTLIVELHANNRGIDEDVAFVRDICEDNGATGWNAAAGDEMDEVWRARREAYTAIRTHREGLEPVLVGDVVVPISRYPDVVEAVAEASADLDLLCPAVGHAGDGNLHYTPIVDRDDEDEVSRAFELNDRIVTRAIEMGGTATGEHGVGIGKRKFMEREHGAALELMRDIKEIVDPNGIMNPGKVIPDATE encoded by the coding sequence ATGAGCGAAACCGAGACCGGCTACGACTGTCGCTTCCTGGCCGACGTCGTCGACGAGGGTCGGGTGAGCTTCGAGGAGAGCCGCCGCGAGCAGTACGCCGTCGACGCCGGGCCGCACGACCCGCGAACGCCGGACGCGGTGGTCTGGCCCGCCGACGCCGCGGAGGTGTCCCGCGTCCTCGCGGCGGCGAACGAGCGCGGCGTCCCCGTCACCCCGTGGTCGGGCGGGTCGAGCCTCGAAGGCAACCCCATCCCCGTCGAGGGCGGCGTCGTGCTCGACGTCTACGGGATGGACGAGGTGTCGGTCCGCGCCGAGGACCTCCAGGTCGTCGTCGGCCCCGGCGTCGTCTACGACGACCTGAACGAGACGCTGGCCCGCGAGGGCCTGCGCTTCCCGCCGGGCATCTCGAGCGGCGACGTCGCCACGATCGGCGGCATGATCGCCAACAACGCGAGCGGGTTCAACGCCGTCCGCTACGGCGAGACGCGCGACCACGTCCGCCGACTCGAGGTCGTCCTCCCCGACGGTCGAATCGTCGAGTGCGGCCGCGACGTCGTGAAGACCTCCGCGGGCTACAGCCTCAAGGACCTCTTCGTCGGCAGCGAGGGGACGCTCGGCGTCGTCACCGAGGCGACGCTCGCCGTCGAGGGTATCCCCGAACACCGTCGGGCGGCGCTCGTGACGTTCTCGACCGAGCGCGACGCGAGCAGCGCCGTCTCCGAGGTCATCCGCTTCGGCGTCCGCCCGGGTGCCATCGAGTACCTCAGCGCGCCGACCGTCGGGATACTCGACGAGTACGACCCCGACCTGGGGCTGGAGGTCGCACCGACGCTGATCGTCGAACTCCACGCCAACAACCGGGGGATCGACGAGGACGTCGCGTTCGTCCGCGACATCTGCGAGGACAACGGCGCGACGGGGTGGAACGCCGCCGCCGGGGACGAGATGGACGAGGTCTGGCGCGCGCGCCGCGAGGCGTACACGGCCATCCGCACCCACCGCGAGGGCCTCGAGCCGGTCCTCGTCGGCGACGTCGTGGTCCCCATCTCGCGGTACCCTGACGTCGTCGAGGCCGTCGCCGAGGCGAGCGCCGACCTCGACCTGCTCTGTCCGGCCGTCGGCCACGCGGGCGACGGTAACCTCCACTACACGCCGATCGTCGACCGTGACGACGAAGACGAGGTGTCGCGGGCGTTCGAACTGAACGACCGCATCGTGACGCGAGCCATCGAAATGGGCGGGACGGCGACGGGCGAACACGGCGTCGGCATCGGGAAGCGGAAGTTCATGGAACGAGAACACGGCGCGGCCCTGGAGCTGATGCGCGACATCAAGGAGATCGTCGACCCCAACGGCATCATGAACCCGGGGAAGGTCATCCCGGACGCGACCGAGTGA
- a CDS encoding amidase, with product MSDLWYASAVELARRIRDGSLSPVEVVEAHIDRIADRDGEVNAYVTVTEERAREAARAAERAVEAGDDLGPLHGVPVAIKDLDGIAGVRTTFGSRLFEDNVAEENEPFVDRLLDAGAVVVGKTNTPEFGLGCTTDNLVAGPTSTPFAPGLNAGGSSGGAGAALAAGMAPLAQGSDTGGSIRTPAAFCGVYGLKPSFGRVPRVSRPDAFEAGTPFSHVGPMARTVEDAALMLDVMAGQHPADPFSLPDDPGDYLAATERGVDGRSIAYSPDLGGYPVEPTVEEVVEDAADAFEDAGASVERVDPDLGVDQDAILNAFYTFAKVRWEGLFDGLERQGLDPYGEDRDLLRPVTVETILESDGVTTREYAAAQRVRTRVYDGIRALLAAYDLLLTPTAAVPPFPHGEHPTSVNGVEVEPLRGWLLTQPFNFSGHPVASVPAGLTDDGLPVGMQVVGQRHADDDVLAASAAFERVRPWADTYPR from the coding sequence ATGTCAGACCTGTGGTACGCGTCGGCGGTCGAGCTGGCGAGACGGATCCGGGACGGGTCGCTGTCACCCGTCGAGGTGGTGGAGGCGCACATAGACCGCATCGCGGACCGCGACGGCGAGGTCAACGCCTACGTCACCGTCACCGAGGAGCGAGCGCGCGAGGCCGCCAGGGCGGCCGAACGCGCCGTCGAAGCGGGCGACGACCTCGGCCCGCTCCACGGCGTCCCCGTCGCGATCAAGGACCTGGACGGGATCGCGGGCGTCCGGACGACGTTCGGGTCGCGCCTGTTCGAGGACAACGTCGCCGAGGAGAACGAACCGTTCGTGGATCGACTGCTCGACGCCGGGGCCGTCGTCGTCGGAAAGACGAACACGCCCGAGTTCGGGCTCGGCTGTACGACGGACAACCTCGTCGCCGGACCGACGTCGACGCCGTTCGCGCCCGGGCTGAACGCCGGCGGCTCCTCCGGCGGCGCGGGGGCGGCCCTGGCCGCCGGGATGGCCCCGCTGGCGCAGGGGTCGGACACGGGCGGGTCCATCCGGACGCCCGCGGCGTTCTGCGGCGTCTACGGCCTGAAGCCGTCGTTCGGGCGCGTCCCCCGCGTGAGCCGTCCGGACGCCTTCGAGGCGGGGACGCCGTTCTCGCACGTCGGGCCGATGGCGCGCACCGTCGAGGACGCCGCGCTCATGCTCGACGTGATGGCGGGCCAGCACCCGGCGGACCCCTTCTCGCTCCCCGACGACCCCGGCGACTACCTCGCCGCGACCGAGCGCGGCGTCGACGGCCGCTCGATAGCCTACAGCCCCGACCTCGGGGGCTACCCCGTCGAACCGACCGTCGAGGAGGTCGTCGAGGACGCCGCCGACGCCTTCGAGGACGCCGGCGCGTCCGTCGAGCGCGTCGATCCGGACCTCGGGGTCGATCAGGACGCGATCCTGAACGCCTTCTACACGTTCGCGAAAGTCCGCTGGGAGGGCCTCTTCGACGGGCTGGAACGGCAGGGCCTCGACCCCTACGGCGAGGACCGCGACCTGCTCCGCCCGGTCACCGTCGAGACGATCCTCGAGAGCGACGGGGTGACGACCCGCGAGTACGCCGCCGCGCAACGGGTCCGAACGCGGGTCTACGACGGGATCCGGGCCCTCCTCGCGGCGTACGACCTGCTCCTCACGCCCACCGCGGCCGTGCCGCCGTTCCCGCACGGCGAGCACCCGACGAGCGTGAACGGCGTCGAGGTCGAGCCGCTACGCGGGTGGCTCCTCACCCAGCCGTTCAACTTCTCCGGGCACCCCGTCGCGTCGGTCCCCGCCGGACTGACCGACGACGGGCTCCCCGTCGGGATGCAGGTGGTCGGGCAGCGCCACGCCGACGACGACGTCCTGGCGGCGAGCGCGGCGTTCGAGCGCGTCAGACCGTGGGCCGACACCTACCCCCGATGA
- a CDS encoding enolase C-terminal domain-like protein, with amino-acid sequence MEIAEMEVIPVAHREPPLRNSWGAHSELAARTIVRVTTRDGEVGVGETYGDERVVDALEGAVDLVEGRDPYEVRPLELRLQDPMVYGAIDTALVDLLGRAHDEPAYNVLGGRVRDEVAFSGYLFYKYADSDPDAAAVAPGEVLSAEAMVEEARQFVDLGGFETLKVKGGVLPPDEEVRTLELLAEEFGRDTPLRIDPNGTWSVETAVRLATRLRELDLNLQFLEDPVPSMNAHARLKRRVDYPVATNMFVTEFDHIAPAVELDAVDVVLSDHHYWGGMRGNVRLDDVAGTFDLGIGMHSNSHLGVSMAAMAHVAAAMPALRYACDSHYPWMADDVVTDPLSFEDGCIEPEGPGLGVELDEGELQRLHERYEEGDPLAYSSVSSMAAEYADAMADVGRSDWLPNKPRW; translated from the coding sequence ATGGAGATAGCCGAGATGGAGGTGATCCCGGTCGCCCACCGGGAACCGCCGCTCCGGAACTCGTGGGGGGCGCACAGCGAACTCGCCGCGCGGACGATCGTCCGCGTGACGACGAGGGACGGCGAGGTCGGCGTCGGCGAGACGTACGGCGACGAGCGGGTCGTCGACGCCCTCGAGGGGGCCGTCGATCTGGTGGAGGGGCGCGACCCCTACGAGGTCCGCCCGCTCGAACTCCGCCTGCAGGACCCGATGGTCTACGGCGCGATCGACACCGCTCTCGTCGACCTGCTCGGCAGGGCCCACGACGAACCCGCGTACAACGTCCTCGGCGGTCGCGTCCGCGACGAGGTGGCGTTCTCGGGCTACCTCTTCTACAAGTACGCGGACTCGGATCCGGACGCCGCCGCCGTCGCGCCGGGGGAGGTGCTCTCGGCGGAGGCGATGGTCGAGGAGGCCCGCCAGTTCGTCGACCTCGGGGGGTTCGAGACGCTGAAGGTGAAGGGCGGCGTCCTCCCCCCCGACGAGGAGGTGCGGACGCTCGAACTGCTCGCCGAGGAGTTCGGTCGCGACACGCCCCTCCGCATCGATCCGAACGGGACGTGGAGCGTCGAGACGGCGGTGCGCCTGGCGACGCGCCTCAGAGAGCTAGACCTGAACCTCCAGTTCCTCGAGGACCCCGTGCCGTCGATGAACGCCCACGCCCGGCTCAAGCGCCGCGTCGACTACCCGGTGGCGACCAACATGTTCGTCACCGAGTTCGACCACATCGCGCCCGCGGTCGAACTGGACGCCGTCGACGTCGTCCTGAGCGACCACCACTACTGGGGCGGAATGCGCGGCAACGTCCGCCTCGACGATGTCGCGGGGACGTTCGACCTCGGGATCGGGATGCACTCGAACTCCCACCTCGGGGTGAGCATGGCCGCGATGGCGCACGTCGCCGCCGCGATGCCCGCCCTCCGCTACGCCTGCGACTCGCACTACCCGTGGATGGCGGACGACGTGGTGACCGACCCGCTCTCGTTCGAGGACGGGTGCATCGAACCGGAGGGTCCCGGTCTCGGCGTCGAACTCGACGAGGGGGAACTCCAGCGCCTCCACGAGCGGTACGAGGAGGGCGATCCGCTGGCGTACTCGTCGGTGTCGTCGATGGCGGCCGAGTACGCCGACGCGATGGCCGACGTCGGCCGCTCGGACTGGCTGCCGAACAAACCGCGCTGGTAG
- a CDS encoding Ldh family oxidoreductase, producing MRRIDAAELEAFVRAIVAGLGADEDVAAEVAASLVEADLAGHGSHGSIRMGTSYAEMIETGDIDPGATPDVARLSPTAARVDGNLQYGQVVGRRAVEVGVDLASGSGVAVVGVRDATHLGRVGEWAERAADAGFCFASFVNTGGGAPLVTPPGSADRLFATNPLAFGVPSFGALEHPVVLDIATSQVAHGKVTKRAVENRPIPDGWIIDAAGEAVTDPREYEDGRGVMLPLGGVLAGYKGFGLSMMVELFAGVVGDGRVSGQPTDRRVNNGAMFVFVDPDVYSSRAANRTRVEALDELLRSADYPDAVSMGPTAKGDRAMLPGEAEHATRLERLAEGIPFHRETLDLLADTAREAGAAAAVPDSFSP from the coding sequence ATGAGGCGGATCGACGCGGCGGAACTGGAGGCGTTCGTGCGGGCGATCGTGGCGGGTCTCGGTGCCGACGAGGACGTGGCCGCCGAGGTGGCGGCGTCGCTCGTCGAGGCGGACCTCGCCGGCCACGGCTCGCACGGCTCCATCCGGATGGGAACGAGCTACGCCGAGATGATCGAGACGGGCGACATCGACCCGGGGGCGACGCCGGATGTGGCGCGGCTCTCGCCGACGGCGGCGCGGGTCGACGGTAACCTCCAGTACGGGCAGGTGGTGGGACGACGCGCGGTCGAGGTCGGCGTCGACCTCGCCTCGGGGAGCGGCGTCGCCGTCGTCGGCGTTCGCGACGCGACCCACCTGGGTCGCGTCGGCGAGTGGGCCGAGCGGGCGGCGGACGCGGGGTTCTGTTTCGCCTCGTTCGTCAACACCGGCGGCGGCGCGCCGCTCGTCACGCCGCCGGGCAGCGCCGACCGCCTCTTCGCGACGAACCCCCTCGCCTTCGGCGTCCCCTCGTTCGGCGCGCTCGAGCACCCCGTCGTCCTCGACATCGCCACCAGCCAGGTCGCCCACGGGAAGGTGACGAAGCGGGCCGTGGAGAACCGTCCCATCCCCGACGGGTGGATCATCGACGCGGCGGGCGAGGCGGTGACCGACCCGCGGGAGTACGAGGACGGTCGGGGGGTGATGCTCCCGCTCGGCGGCGTGCTCGCCGGGTACAAGGGGTTCGGCCTCTCGATGATGGTGGAGCTGTTCGCCGGCGTCGTCGGCGACGGGCGGGTGTCGGGACAGCCGACCGACCGCCGCGTCAACAACGGCGCGATGTTCGTCTTCGTCGACCCCGACGTCTACTCCTCGCGGGCGGCCAACCGCACCCGCGTCGAGGCGCTGGACGAGCTGCTGCGGAGCGCCGACTACCCCGACGCGGTGTCGATGGGGCCGACGGCGAAGGGCGACCGGGCGATGCTCCCCGGCGAGGCCGAACACGCGACGCGACTGGAGCGACTCGCAGAGGGTATCCCCTTCCACCGGGAGACGCTCGACCTCCTCGCGGACACCGCCCGCGAGGCCGGCGCGGCGGCGGCGGTCCCCGACTCGTTTTCGCCCTAG
- a CDS encoding dihydrodipicolinate synthase family protein, with protein MTEIRGVVPPIVTPFDETGAVDADALREEIRYHLDAGVNGVSVAGSTGEGNALSVDEHEAVYSIATEEADGEVPVVAGVIATSAREATAKAERARDVGADAVMATPPHYERPTDDGLVDYFAAVGDAAGLPILIYDVIEKVDVTAELAARIAEEVPELYGIKQSGGDMHGLANMLTTVGDDLTVLTALDDLLFPSYVLGAEGTIGGVTSIYPRVSVDLWEAVQVGDVDRARTIHEATLPLARAAVWDREGNYPGGVKAAIEILGRNPGRPRNPIVESSGADRRRIAAAVETMRARGVHESSVKG; from the coding sequence ATGACCGAGATACGCGGAGTCGTTCCACCGATCGTAACGCCGTTCGACGAGACGGGCGCGGTCGACGCCGACGCCCTGCGCGAGGAGATACGGTACCACCTCGACGCGGGCGTCAACGGCGTCTCCGTCGCCGGCAGCACCGGCGAGGGCAACGCCCTCTCGGTCGACGAACACGAAGCGGTGTACAGCATAGCGACCGAGGAGGCGGACGGCGAGGTCCCCGTCGTCGCGGGCGTCATCGCGACGAGCGCCCGCGAGGCGACCGCGAAGGCCGAACGCGCCCGGGACGTCGGCGCGGACGCCGTCATGGCGACGCCGCCGCACTACGAGCGGCCCACCGACGACGGTCTCGTCGACTACTTCGCGGCCGTGGGGGACGCCGCCGGGCTGCCCATCCTCATCTACGACGTCATCGAGAAAGTCGACGTGACGGCCGAACTGGCCGCCCGAATCGCCGAGGAAGTACCCGAACTGTACGGCATCAAGCAGAGCGGCGGCGACATGCACGGCCTGGCGAACATGCTCACCACCGTCGGCGACGACCTGACGGTCCTGACGGCCCTCGACGACCTGCTCTTTCCCTCGTACGTCCTCGGCGCGGAGGGGACCATCGGCGGCGTCACCTCCATCTACCCCCGGGTGAGCGTCGACCTCTGGGAGGCCGTCCAGGTCGGCGACGTCGACCGGGCGCGAACCATCCACGAGGCCACGCTCCCGCTGGCTAGGGCCGCGGTGTGGGACCGCGAGGGCAACTACCCCGGCGGCGTGAAGGCGGCCATCGAGATCCTCGGTCGGAACCCCGGTCGTCCGCGAAACCCCATCGTCGAGTCGTCGGGCGCGGACCGGAGGCGAATCGCCGCCGCCGTCGAGACCATGCGCGCCCGGGGCGTCCACGAGTCCTCCGTGAAGGGATAG
- a CDS encoding amidase, with protein MSRLGDTTERDVAAAAERIGLDLGDGERAAAVDRIAALSGIYDDLEVAPVGRRRTARDVFETTPYRPDEGTDPHNAWLWRFDLVRPGGTGVLDGLDVAVKNNVAVRGVELTCGSRAFEGVVADAHAEVVERLLDAGGRIVGATNMDELAFGPTSETSAFGPTTNPVDADRVTGGSSSGSAAAVAAGDVDLALGSDTGGSVRIPASYCGIVGHKPTYDLVPRRGFVAMAYSMDHVGPLARDVETAARGLTALADAPPGEPTIDYAADLGVDVGDLTLGVCERFFETYVAEGVEATVRDAVDRLADRGATVREVEIPGLERSREAWWGIAPVEFAATYATAGVGLWRRGRVDPSLAASARRVRDATSREFGDHATEMLALGGTLLDSHGGTHYVRAQNLRADLTASFDRTFEEVDLLVSPSTPTTALGLGEFERGVTPPVNWNTHPANLTGHPAASVPCGEAEGLPVGLQFVGPTNGDKLVLDAAYAFERAASATPPVD; from the coding sequence ATGAGTCGGCTCGGCGATACGACGGAGCGGGACGTGGCGGCCGCGGCGGAGCGGATCGGTCTCGACCTCGGCGACGGGGAGCGCGCGGCGGCGGTCGACCGGATCGCGGCGCTGTCGGGGATCTACGACGACCTCGAGGTCGCCCCGGTCGGTCGCCGACGCACCGCCCGCGACGTCTTCGAGACGACCCCCTACCGCCCGGACGAGGGCACCGATCCCCACAACGCGTGGCTGTGGCGGTTCGACCTCGTCCGCCCCGGGGGGACCGGCGTCCTCGACGGCCTCGACGTCGCCGTCAAGAACAACGTGGCCGTCCGCGGCGTCGAACTGACCTGCGGGTCGCGGGCGTTCGAGGGCGTCGTCGCCGACGCCCACGCGGAGGTCGTCGAGCGCCTCCTCGACGCCGGCGGTCGGATCGTCGGCGCGACGAACATGGACGAACTCGCGTTCGGCCCCACCTCGGAGACGAGCGCCTTCGGCCCGACGACGAACCCGGTCGACGCCGACCGCGTGACCGGCGGCTCCTCCAGCGGGAGCGCCGCCGCGGTCGCCGCCGGAGACGTCGACCTCGCGCTCGGTTCGGACACGGGCGGGAGCGTGCGCATCCCCGCGAGCTACTGCGGCATCGTCGGTCACAAGCCGACCTACGACCTCGTCCCGCGCCGCGGCTTCGTGGCGATGGCGTACTCGATGGACCACGTCGGGCCGCTCGCCCGCGACGTCGAGACGGCGGCCCGCGGGCTGACGGCGCTGGCCGACGCCCCGCCGGGGGAGCCCACGATAGACTACGCGGCGGACCTCGGCGTCGACGTCGGCGACCTCACGCTCGGCGTCTGCGAGCGCTTCTTCGAGACGTACGTCGCCGAGGGCGTCGAGGCGACGGTCCGCGACGCCGTCGACCGGCTGGCCGACCGCGGAGCGACGGTCCGCGAGGTGGAGATCCCGGGACTGGAACGCTCCCGCGAGGCGTGGTGGGGCATCGCGCCCGTCGAGTTCGCGGCGACGTACGCGACCGCGGGCGTCGGCCTCTGGCGGCGCGGTCGGGTCGACCCGTCGCTCGCGGCGTCGGCCCGACGCGTGCGCGACGCGACGAGCCGGGAGTTCGGCGACCACGCCACGGAGATGCTCGCGCTGGGCGGGACGCTCCTCGATTCACACGGCGGGACCCACTACGTCCGGGCGCAGAACCTCCGGGCCGACCTGACGGCGTCGTTCGATCGGACGTTCGAGGAGGTCGACCTCCTCGTCTCGCCGTCGACGCCGACGACGGCGCTCGGCCTCGGCGAGTTCGAGCGCGGGGTCACGCCGCCGGTCAACTGGAACACCCACCCGGCGAACCTGACGGGTCACCCCGCGGCGAGCGTCCCCTGCGGGGAGGCGGAGGGCCTCCCGGTCGGCCTCCAGTTCGTGGGGCCGACGAACGGCGACAAGCTGGTTCTCGACGCCGCGTACGCGTTCGAGCGCGCGGCGTCGGCCACGCCCCCCGTCGACTGA